The genomic region TTTGTTGAGAATCCCTTTGCCTTGGAGTCCGTTGAGAACTCCCGGAAGGTAAGTTTGAGCGTCACTGAGCGGACAATTGAGGATTTGCGCCGTCAGTTCGGGGGTGATAATTTGGCTCGCCGGATCGAAGCCGGGAACGTCTTTCGCTTGTATTAATTGTTTGGCCAAGTCGGAACCGATGGGATCGGCGGGGCATTTGAAGGCTTCGGCAAAGCGTTCGATCGCCGATTGGGTAATCGGTCCGAACTTGCCGTCAGCTTCTCCGGCGAGCAGGCGCAAGGTCCGCAGGCGAACTTGAATCTGCATCACCAGCGCTTCGTGTTGGCCGAGTTCTTTGAGGGAAACCGCTTTGCCACTGCTGTAAACATCTTGCAGTTTGATCGTCGATTTCGCCGGATTCGAGGAGTACGATGCGGTCGCGCTGGGTTTGCTCGAAGCGGTTTTCACGTTTTTACCGCCGGAGACGAAGTGAACCCAGTTATCGCCGTCGGGACCGCAAACGTTTTTCATCATCGCGTAAGTATAAGTCAACCCCGCGCCGCTACGGCTGGTGTCGTAGCCGGAGGAAGACCATTCCCCATAAGGATCGTTGACGAGCCACCCTTTTTCGTTGTAACCGATCAGGGTAACGATGTGACCCGATCGCGTGAACCAGCCGTGAGAAATACACGGATTCCCCCCTTCGAGCCATTTTTTGACGTCATCCCATTTGGCATCGGGACGAAAATCGTCTTCGTAACCGTAGAGTTTGAGGACTTTTTGCAGGTCGTGGGGAGAATGCCGCGACAAGCCGTGATCGAGCATGAAGCGGTAAAGTTCGTCTTCGAGTTGTTCTCCCGTGTTGGGGTTGCGTAAGGGATGGCCGAAGTATCCCATACACATCGACACGCTGGTGACGTTACACGACCCGTGCGGGTTGTTGACGTTGTCGAGTTGGCTCAGGTAAGGAACGTTGAGGCGAACCGTACTCGGTTGACTCGGTTTGCGCCAGAGTTTTAAAAATTCGCTCTGTTCGGAGAGCAACTCGGGACGGTGTTGCTTGATGAGTTCTTCGAGTCGTTGGACCGCTTTTTGTTGATGCGGCTCGCCTTGATAGTATTTGGCAACGTTGACGAGAGAAATGCTCATTAGATCTTTTCCTTGCTGACCGGGAAGGTGTTTTTAACGTGGGGGCGATCGCGTGAATCTTTAGAGGATTTGATGCTTTTTTTTGATTGTATGCAGCTCGATCCCGAGCGTCACTACCGCTAACTAGGACAGCTCATCTATTATCATCTTTTGTCATCTATCTCTGGGTAGAGGTTGAGGGAAAGATCCGGCCAGCACTGGAAGGCGATCGCCTCTGGAATGAGGGAGAGAACGACTTAGTTTTACTGTTGTTCTTCGTATTGCGCGCCAATCATTTGAAGGTCAATTTCGAGGAGAGAGTAAAGGAATTCTCGCTCTTCGATCGCCGCTTTGCGAATGCGCGCTATCATCGACGATGCCGTGTTTTTATTCACTTCTATTTCTCGTGCAAGCTGCCGCACGCTAATGTTTGTGGGCGAGTTAAGGACAAGATTGATGGCTCGAAACCATTTAGATAATTCAATATGTGTTTTATGAAATAACGTACCAACAGTTACGCTGTAGGAGGTAAAACACTGATTGCAATGATAGCGGTTTTCATTTTTTAAGGGAGTCGAGTTATCCGACCCACAATAGGGACAGGTGGGTTTGCCGTTCCATCGAATTTTTTCGAGAGACTCACTCAGATTGATACGATCCATTGCACCCAATTTAAAGATTGAAGATTTTGTCTCTAGTCAACTGGGCGATCGCCCATGACAAAATTTTCCTTTGCACGAACAACTCGCAATTTTCTCTTTCTTTAAAAGAGAGCGAGGCAAAGGATGAAACGCCGATCTCACCGTTGCCAACGATCGGTTTAAAACCGTCGTTGAAAAGCGGGGATTGCAGTTTCAACAAACATTAATTCAGTAAAGCAATTCACTAGAAAGGGAACAGGACACGATACACGATCGTGCTTACCCAAAGCCGAACTGTTGCGATCTCCCTATCCGTGGGGGGCTGAGTGCGTGACTGTCGCGATCGGAGTCGCAGACAGCGCGATCGGGGGTTCGCCCCCCATAACATACAAACAACATAATCTGTAATTT from Oxynema aestuarii AP17 harbors:
- a CDS encoding C39 family peptidase, translated to MSISLVNVAKYYQGEPHQQKAVQRLEELIKQHRPELLSEQSEFLKLWRKPSQPSTVRLNVPYLSQLDNVNNPHGSCNVTSVSMCMGYFGHPLRNPNTGEQLEDELYRFMLDHGLSRHSPHDLQKVLKLYGYEDDFRPDAKWDDVKKWLEGGNPCISHGWFTRSGHIVTLIGYNEKGWLVNDPYGEWSSSGYDTSRSGAGLTYTYAMMKNVCGPDGDNWVHFVSGGKNVKTASSKPSATASYSSNPAKSTIKLQDVYSSGKAVSLKELGQHEALVMQIQVRLRTLRLLAGEADGKFGPITQSAIERFAEAFKCPADPIGSDLAKQLIQAKDVPGFDPASQIITPELTAQILNCPLSDAQTYLPGVLNGLQGKGILNKPTVIAALATIGVETAGFRPINEWGGDDYFYQMYEGRSDLGNTQPGDGVRYHGRGFIQITGRANYRHYGQKLGVPLEDNPELALDPDVGAKILVEYFWEREVDRRAMEGDWKGVRRAVNGGLNGWDHFWPVVQELQSAIP
- a CDS encoding transposase, which translates into the protein MDRINLSESLEKIRWNGKPTCPYCGSDNSTPLKNENRYHCNQCFTSYSVTVGTLFHKTHIELSKWFRAINLVLNSPTNISVRQLAREIEVNKNTASSMIARIRKAAIEEREFLYSLLEIDLQMIGAQYEEQQ